A window of the Acidithiobacillus thiooxidans ATCC 19377 genome harbors these coding sequences:
- a CDS encoding hydrogenase yields the protein MANVLWLQGGACSGNTMSFLNAEEPSACDLVTDFGIKVLWQPSLGVELGDNVQKLLRDCVSGAIPLDIFVFEGTVVNAPNGTGTWNRFAGRPMKDWVKELTGAAQYVVALGDCATWGGIPATAPNPSDSQGLQFLKKQHGGFLGAGFKSKAGLPVINIPGCPAHPDWITQVLVAVATGRAGELELDDLQRPKTFFKSFTQTGCTRNMHFAYKVSATEFGQRKGCLFYDLGCRGPMTHSPCNRILWNRQSSKTRAGMPCLGCTEPEFPFFDLAPGSVFKTQTVMGVPKDLPEGVDKSAYIKLTSAAKSASPAWAEKDIFVV from the coding sequence ATGGCGAACGTGCTTTGGCTCCAAGGAGGAGCCTGTTCTGGAAATACCATGTCTTTTCTTAATGCAGAGGAGCCGAGTGCTTGCGATCTGGTGACGGATTTTGGCATCAAGGTGCTCTGGCAGCCCTCTCTCGGAGTGGAACTGGGGGACAATGTTCAGAAGTTACTTCGGGATTGTGTGTCTGGGGCAATTCCCCTGGATATATTCGTTTTCGAGGGTACCGTGGTTAACGCCCCCAATGGTACTGGGACCTGGAATCGTTTTGCCGGTCGTCCGATGAAAGACTGGGTGAAGGAGTTAACAGGTGCTGCCCAGTACGTAGTGGCGTTGGGAGATTGTGCGACATGGGGAGGCATCCCGGCAACGGCCCCGAACCCCAGTGATTCTCAGGGGCTTCAGTTCCTCAAAAAGCAGCACGGCGGTTTCCTGGGGGCGGGCTTCAAAAGCAAAGCTGGGCTTCCTGTCATCAATATCCCCGGTTGTCCTGCCCATCCGGACTGGATCACCCAGGTACTGGTGGCAGTGGCGACAGGGCGCGCCGGAGAACTGGAGCTGGATGATCTGCAGCGTCCAAAGACGTTTTTCAAAAGTTTCACCCAGACGGGATGTACCCGCAACATGCACTTTGCTTACAAGGTTTCCGCCACGGAATTTGGGCAGAGAAAAGGCTGTCTCTTTTATGACCTGGGCTGCCGTGGCCCGATGACGCATTCACCCTGTAACCGCATTCTGTGGAACCGGCAGTCCTCGAAGACCCGTGCGGGGATGCCCTGCTTGGGTTGTACCGAGCCGGAGTTCCCTTTCTTCGATCTGGCACCAGGCAGTGTATTCAAAACCCAGACTGTGATGGGGGTGCCGAAAGACCTGCCAGAGGGTGTGGACAAGTCCGCTTATATCAAGCTTACGTCAGCCGCCAAGAGTGCTTCGCCAGCCTGGGCTGAAAAAGACATCTTTGTAGTTTGA
- a CDS encoding nickel-dependent hydrogenase large subunit — translation MATSVQTLDISPVGRVEGDLDVRVDIRDGVVVEAYTQAELFRGFEVILRDKDPQAGLVVTPRACGICGASHLTCAAWALDTAWQTEVPRNAILARNIGQLAESLQSLPRHHYGLFMIDMVNENYRHGKFYDEAVRRYAPFTGTNYEIGVTISGKPVEIYALFGGQWPHSSYMVPGGVMCAPTLADVTRSWSILEYYRTNWLERVWLGCSMERYEQIKSYDDFMAWLDERPEHANSDLGMYYRIGEDIGLMKFGEGLGKYVSWGYLPHEDRYQHPTIDTRQQSVFMKGGVYDAKADKFHPMDQSFTRESTTHGWYDEGNSPVHPFNRNTRPMQSNDRDFNGAYTWCTEVAHEQLGRMEAGPLSRQLIAGGDHGESWQHSDPFILDVYKKMGPSLWLRHFARMHEAVKLYRQAEHCLREFRLNEPFYIKPRERDGQGWGATEAIRGALAHWIEVKGGKISNYQIIAPTTWNVGPHDAQGGRGPIEEALIGTPIANPADPVEVGHVARSFDSCLVCTVHAHDAKSGKELARFRTA, via the coding sequence ATGGCAACATCCGTACAGACACTGGATATCAGTCCAGTTGGCCGAGTGGAGGGGGATCTGGATGTACGCGTGGACATTCGGGACGGCGTGGTAGTCGAAGCCTACACGCAGGCTGAATTGTTCCGTGGCTTCGAGGTCATTTTAAGAGATAAGGACCCGCAGGCGGGGTTGGTGGTAACACCGCGTGCCTGTGGTATTTGCGGCGCCTCGCACCTGACCTGTGCCGCTTGGGCACTGGACACGGCATGGCAGACGGAAGTGCCACGCAACGCCATCCTGGCCAGAAATATCGGTCAGCTTGCGGAAAGTCTGCAAAGCTTGCCGCGTCATCATTATGGATTGTTCATGATTGATATGGTGAATGAGAACTATCGGCATGGCAAATTCTATGACGAGGCGGTCAGGCGGTACGCCCCGTTTACGGGTACCAATTACGAAATCGGCGTGACGATATCCGGCAAGCCCGTAGAAATCTATGCGCTCTTCGGGGGGCAGTGGCCGCATTCCAGCTACATGGTTCCCGGCGGCGTTATGTGCGCACCCACCTTGGCTGATGTTACCCGTTCCTGGTCCATACTGGAGTATTACCGTACCAACTGGCTGGAACGGGTATGGTTGGGGTGTTCGATGGAGCGTTATGAGCAAATTAAGTCCTATGATGATTTCATGGCGTGGCTAGACGAGCGCCCGGAACACGCTAATTCCGACCTGGGAATGTATTATCGGATCGGCGAGGATATTGGGCTGATGAAGTTTGGTGAGGGGTTGGGCAAGTACGTTTCGTGGGGCTATCTTCCCCATGAGGACCGTTACCAGCATCCGACCATTGACACACGGCAACAGTCAGTCTTCATGAAGGGCGGGGTTTACGATGCGAAGGCCGACAAGTTTCATCCCATGGATCAGTCCTTCACCCGAGAATCGACGACCCACGGCTGGTATGACGAAGGAAACAGCCCTGTCCATCCCTTCAACCGGAACACGAGGCCGATGCAATCCAATGATCGAGACTTCAATGGGGCCTACACTTGGTGTACCGAAGTTGCCCATGAGCAGTTGGGGCGCATGGAAGCCGGTCCCTTATCCCGGCAATTGATCGCCGGCGGCGACCATGGCGAATCCTGGCAGCATTCCGACCCCTTCATTCTGGACGTCTACAAGAAAATGGGCCCCAGTCTATGGTTGCGGCATTTTGCGCGGATGCATGAGGCGGTGAAGCTTTATCGCCAGGCCGAACATTGCCTGCGTGAGTTCCGCCTGAACGAACCATTCTACATCAAGCCCCGCGAACGGGATGGGCAAGGGTGGGGTGCCACGGAGGCCATACGTGGCGCACTGGCACACTGGATTGAAGTAAAGGGTGGCAAGATCAGTAATTACCAGATCATTGCACCTACCACCTGGAATGTAGGTCCCCACGACGCGCAGGGTGGCCGTGGTCCCATCGAGGAGGCGTTGATTGGAACCCCTATCGCGAATCCAGCGGACCCGGTGGAAGTCGGGCATGTGGCCCGTTCGTTCGATTCCTGTCTGGTTTGTACGGTGCATGCCCATGATGCCAAGTCCGGAAAGGAGCTCGCCCGTTTCCGCACTGCCTGA
- a CDS encoding hydrogenase maturation protease, producing the protein MRVVLGCGNLYRRDDGVGVTVIQRLRGAMDPLPADIALHDAGTSGMDVIFRARDCRQLIIVDACRTGSEPGAVFRLPGSELELPHTPTLTLHDFRWEHALYAGKRMFGERFPERVTVFLVEGTDFGFGDGLTPPVERAIPAVLAQVKAALVELETVS; encoded by the coding sequence ATGCGTGTGGTGCTGGGATGCGGTAACTTGTACCGACGCGATGACGGAGTGGGAGTCACGGTTATTCAGCGGCTGCGAGGCGCGATGGATCCTTTGCCCGCAGATATCGCTCTCCATGATGCGGGCACCTCCGGCATGGATGTGATTTTCAGGGCCCGCGATTGTCGACAACTTATCATTGTGGATGCGTGCCGGACGGGCAGTGAACCGGGAGCGGTGTTCAGGTTGCCTGGCAGCGAACTGGAATTGCCTCATACCCCAACCCTCACATTGCACGACTTTCGCTGGGAACATGCGCTTTATGCCGGAAAGCGCATGTTTGGGGAGCGATTTCCCGAGCGGGTAACCGTCTTTTTGGTAGAGGGTACTGATTTCGGTTTTGGCGACGGGCTCACACCACCCGTGGAGAGAGCGATCCCCGCAGTATTAGCCCAGGTGAAAGCAGCGCTGGTCGAGCTGGAAACGGTATCATGA
- a CDS encoding NifU family protein, producing the protein MPEDIESREADTLTEDIARLGSLEKIIQGWDETQLRTVLALRNGWEAIYRECLRRLIRTVQNAPQGATGLREAAADPYVYAVLRTLGLVRPSLQERIEAALDSVRPGLEGHGGNVELVELRPPDTVVLRLLGSCHGCPSSSLTLSEGVEKAIREACPEICHIETVGRQHAATVPNGEGTEQRISPFAIGGRHPWLPALRLEDLPRNSLLARDVLSDALLFWRGPDGDVHCYRNACAHLGMPLDEGEIDPAGVLTCPHHGFQFALESGECLTIPEIQLEPWAVRMVDGEIQVRRNHD; encoded by the coding sequence GTGCCTGAGGACATTGAAAGCAGGGAAGCTGATACCCTGACAGAAGATATTGCCCGGTTGGGCAGCCTCGAAAAAATCATACAGGGATGGGATGAAACACAGCTAAGAACGGTGCTGGCACTGCGCAATGGCTGGGAGGCGATTTACAGGGAATGTTTGCGGCGTCTTATTCGTACCGTGCAGAATGCTCCACAGGGGGCCACCGGCTTGCGGGAAGCTGCAGCAGATCCGTATGTCTATGCGGTGCTGCGGACCCTGGGTCTGGTTCGGCCCTCCCTGCAGGAACGCATCGAAGCGGCACTGGATAGTGTGCGCCCAGGTCTGGAAGGCCATGGCGGCAATGTCGAACTGGTCGAATTGCGTCCGCCCGATACGGTAGTTTTGCGCTTGCTGGGGTCTTGTCACGGTTGCCCATCTTCCTCACTGACCCTGTCGGAAGGGGTGGAGAAAGCAATCCGCGAGGCCTGCCCGGAAATATGCCATATTGAAACGGTAGGTCGTCAACATGCAGCCACCGTGCCGAACGGTGAAGGGACTGAACAGCGTATCAGCCCCTTTGCTATTGGCGGGCGTCATCCCTGGCTGCCGGCACTGCGGCTGGAGGATCTGCCGCGAAACAGCCTGCTCGCCCGGGATGTTCTTTCCGATGCCTTGCTGTTTTGGCGCGGTCCGGATGGGGATGTGCACTGTTACCGTAATGCCTGCGCCCATCTGGGTATGCCTCTTGATGAGGGAGAGATAGATCCAGCTGGTGTTCTGACTTGTCCGCATCACGGATTCCAGTTTGCGTTGGAGAGCGGAGAATGTCTGACGATACCCGAAATCCAGTTGGAGCCCTGGGCGGTGCGGATGGTCGATGGCGAGATCCAGGTGAGGAGGAATCATGACTGA